A DNA window from Bradyrhizobium barranii subsp. barranii contains the following coding sequences:
- a CDS encoding CaiB/BaiF CoA transferase family protein produces MDGPLSGIRVVEFGTLIAAPFAARLFAEFGAEVIKIEQPGSGDPLRRWRKLHQGTSLWWYLQSRNKKSIAIDLKSPDGRDVALRLAAQADVVIENFKPGSLEKLGLGWDVLSKLNPDLTLVRISGYGQTGPYRDRSGFGAIGEAMGGLRFTTGDPDSPPARVGISIGDGLASLHGVIGALMSLLRVKTGQGRGQVVDVSLYESVFNLMESLVPEYDLMGHVRTRTGGALPGISPSNTYPSSDGRHVVIAGNSDAIFKRLMLVIGRPDLADDPALASNDGRVRSNALLDAAITAWTSQRTMDEILARLDTADVPAGRIYSVADIVDDPHYAAREMILPTELPGDVTVKMPGIAPKLSDTPGAVKWPGPTLGQHTDEVLAGLGLQAGDIAQLRRSGAVQ; encoded by the coding sequence GTGGACGGACCATTATCCGGAATAAGAGTCGTCGAGTTCGGAACTTTGATCGCGGCACCATTTGCCGCGCGGCTCTTTGCCGAGTTCGGCGCCGAAGTCATCAAGATCGAACAGCCGGGCAGCGGGGATCCGTTGCGCAGATGGCGCAAGCTGCATCAGGGCACCTCGCTCTGGTGGTACCTGCAATCGCGCAACAAGAAGTCGATCGCGATCGATCTGAAATCGCCTGACGGCCGCGACGTCGCGCTGCGGCTGGCCGCGCAAGCCGATGTCGTGATCGAGAATTTCAAGCCAGGAAGCCTCGAGAAGCTTGGCCTCGGCTGGGACGTGCTCTCAAAGCTCAATCCGGACCTGACACTGGTCCGCATCTCCGGCTACGGGCAGACCGGCCCTTACCGCGACCGCTCCGGGTTCGGCGCGATCGGAGAGGCCATGGGCGGGCTGCGCTTCACTACCGGCGATCCCGACAGCCCGCCGGCCCGGGTCGGCATCAGCATCGGCGACGGCCTTGCGTCGCTTCATGGCGTGATCGGCGCGCTGATGTCGCTGCTTCGTGTCAAGACAGGGCAGGGACGAGGGCAGGTGGTCGACGTCTCGCTCTATGAGAGCGTGTTCAACCTGATGGAGAGTCTCGTCCCCGAATATGACCTCATGGGTCATGTCAGGACCCGCACCGGTGGCGCCCTGCCGGGCATCAGTCCATCCAATACATATCCAAGCTCCGACGGGCGCCATGTCGTGATCGCCGGCAACAGCGACGCGATCTTCAAGCGCTTGATGCTGGTCATCGGGCGGCCGGACCTTGCCGACGATCCGGCCCTTGCCAGCAATGACGGACGCGTCCGCAGCAACGCCTTGCTCGATGCGGCCATCACGGCATGGACCTCGCAGCGAACGATGGACGAGATCCTCGCACGCCTCGATACGGCCGACGTTCCCGCGGGCCGGATCTATTCCGTCGCCGATATTGTCGACGATCCCCATTACGCCGCCCGCGAGATGATCCTGCCGACCGAACTGCCGGGCGACGTCACCGTAAAGATGCCGGGCATCGCGCCAAAACTCTCCGACACCCCGGGCGCAGTCAAATGGCCTGGCCCGACGCTGGGACAGCATACCGACGAGGTGCTCGCGGGCCTCGGCTTGCAGGCAGGCGATATCGCGCAGCTGCGCCGCAGCGGAGCGGTGCAATGA
- a CDS encoding LysR family transcriptional regulator has protein sequence MTGTPRTNITRRIDLTTLRLFIAICEEGNLTRASQREAIAPSAVSKRMHDLEEVLEVALFERHPNGMALTPAGESLLHHARVTLLNVEKIAVDMAEHARGVRGHVRMLANLSSIVEFLPDDLPGFFRSHELVRLDLQERPSADVVRGVEEGVAEIGICSADVSTRGLERFTYRRDRLVIVVRSDHPLASARDVSFADTLDYDHVGLFATSSIYLRSQYTAQQIGKSIRLRVHVPGFDAVCRMVQAGMGIGLIPDRAFEVLSHGMNLTAVELSDDWADRELVLVARDPAGLSATSQLMLDHLRLPGTKPH, from the coding sequence ATGACCGGGACGCCCAGGACCAACATCACCCGACGGATCGACCTCACGACCCTCAGGCTGTTCATCGCCATCTGTGAGGAGGGCAATTTGACGCGCGCCTCGCAGCGCGAGGCGATCGCGCCCTCCGCTGTCAGCAAACGCATGCATGACCTCGAGGAGGTACTCGAGGTCGCGCTGTTCGAGCGGCATCCGAACGGCATGGCGCTGACGCCGGCCGGTGAATCGCTGCTGCATCATGCGCGCGTGACGCTGCTCAACGTCGAGAAGATCGCCGTCGACATGGCCGAGCATGCACGCGGCGTGCGCGGGCATGTACGGATGCTGGCCAATCTGTCGTCGATCGTCGAATTCCTTCCCGACGATCTGCCCGGCTTCTTTCGCTCCCACGAGCTGGTGCGGCTCGATCTGCAGGAGCGTCCGAGCGCCGATGTCGTTCGGGGCGTCGAGGAGGGCGTGGCCGAAATCGGCATCTGCTCGGCCGACGTGTCGACGCGCGGGCTGGAGCGGTTCACCTATCGGCGGGACCGCCTCGTTATCGTGGTGCGATCCGATCATCCGCTTGCGTCGGCAAGAGACGTATCGTTCGCCGACACACTCGACTACGACCATGTCGGCCTGTTTGCGACCAGCTCGATCTATCTGCGCTCGCAATACACCGCGCAGCAGATCGGCAAGTCGATCCGGTTGCGGGTCCACGTCCCGGGTTTTGATGCGGTGTGCCGGATGGTGCAGGCCGGCATGGGCATCGGCCTCATTCCCGATCGTGCGTTCGAGGTCCTCAGTCACGGCATGAACCTGACGGCCGTCGAGTTGAGCGACGACTGGGCCGATCGCGAACTGGTGCTGGTGGCTAGGGATCCCGCGGGATTGTCGGCGACAAGCCAGTTGATGCTCGATCATCTGCGATTGCCCGGAACCAAACCTCACTGA
- a CDS encoding aminotransferase class V-fold PLP-dependent enzyme → MIDIDRIRSDTPAASRLAYLHNAGAALMPTAVVAAMKDHIDLEGEIGGYAAADRESDRLDAVYGSVARLLNAAPDEIALMENATIAWQMAFYALPFRQGDRILTAEAEYAANYVAFLQVARRTGAIIDVVPSDASGELDVHALERMIDERVKLIAVTWVPTNGGLVNPAAAIGRIARAHGIPYLLDACQAVGQMTVDVEAIGCDMLSATGRKFLRGPRGTGFLYVRRGMLQRLEPPMIDHFAAPWVSRDEYRLRDDARRFETWENNYAARLGLGAAVDYALDIGLGPIEQRCRLLADRLRGGLASVRGVTIRDLGRAPGAIVSFTLDGYEADTIVGSAAAAGITIGASDPASTRIDAEVRSLPPVVRASPHYYNTEAEIDRLIGHLAGLAPR, encoded by the coding sequence TTGATCGACATCGACCGGATACGTTCCGACACCCCGGCCGCCTCCCGCCTCGCTTATCTCCACAATGCCGGCGCGGCCCTCATGCCAACTGCCGTCGTCGCGGCAATGAAGGACCACATCGATCTGGAGGGCGAGATCGGAGGTTATGCCGCTGCCGACCGCGAGTCCGATCGGCTCGATGCGGTCTACGGCTCCGTAGCGCGCCTTCTGAATGCCGCCCCCGATGAGATCGCCCTCATGGAGAACGCGACAATTGCCTGGCAGATGGCGTTCTACGCGCTTCCGTTTCGCCAGGGCGATCGGATCCTGACCGCCGAAGCGGAATACGCTGCCAACTACGTCGCGTTCCTTCAGGTCGCAAGGCGCACGGGCGCGATCATCGATGTCGTGCCGAGCGATGCCAGCGGCGAGCTCGACGTCCACGCGCTCGAACGCATGATCGACGAGCGCGTGAAGCTGATCGCCGTCACCTGGGTTCCGACCAATGGCGGATTGGTCAATCCCGCGGCGGCGATCGGCAGGATCGCGCGGGCGCACGGGATTCCCTATCTGCTCGACGCCTGCCAGGCGGTCGGCCAGATGACGGTCGACGTCGAAGCCATCGGCTGTGACATGCTGTCGGCGACGGGGCGCAAATTCCTCCGCGGCCCGCGCGGCACGGGCTTTCTCTACGTCCGCCGCGGGATGCTGCAACGGCTCGAGCCGCCGATGATCGATCACTTCGCCGCGCCCTGGGTCTCGCGCGATGAATATCGGCTGCGTGACGACGCGCGCCGCTTCGAGACCTGGGAGAACAATTACGCAGCGCGGCTCGGTCTCGGAGCCGCCGTCGATTACGCGCTCGATATCGGTCTCGGCCCGATCGAACAGCGCTGCCGTCTGCTTGCGGACCGTCTTCGCGGCGGCCTCGCCTCCGTTCGCGGCGTGACCATTCGCGACCTCGGACGCGCACCGGGCGCCATCGTCAGCTTCACGCTGGATGGGTATGAGGCGGACACGATCGTCGGCAGCGCCGCTGCGGCGGGCATCACCATCGGCGCTTCAGATCCGGCGAGCACCCGCATCGATGCCGAAGTCCGCTCGCTGCCGCCGGTCGTGCGGGCCTCACCGCATTACTACAACACGGAAGCCGAGATCGATCGGCTGATCGGCCACCTCGCGGGTTTGGCGCCGCGATAG
- a CDS encoding threonine ammonia-lyase yields MAELSQNTSPDLSGLPVALGDIHAAADTIRGAVVETPCSYSRTLSNICGCDIWLKFENLQFTSSFKERGALNRLTALTPEERARGVIAMSAGNHAQGVAYHAKRLGIPATIVMPVGTPMVKVENTKHHGAEVVVTGATLEEAAVYARSHGEARGMIFVHPYDDPLVIAGQGTVGLEMLKAVPELDTLVVPIGGGGLISGIGIAAKSIKPTVRILGVEAWLYPSMYNAIHDGNLPARGDTLAEGIAVKSPGKITTEIVRRLVDDIALVNEAELERAVATLISIEKTVVEGAGAAGLAALMSDTSRFAGQKVGLVLSGGNIDTRLIASVLTRELAREGRLTQLSLDIPDRPGQLAAVASLLAEAGANIIEVSHQRTFSDLPAKATLLQLVIETRDSAHLDEVMAKLGASALSARCT; encoded by the coding sequence ATGGCTGAGTTGTCCCAAAATACATCCCCCGATCTCAGTGGCTTGCCGGTCGCTCTGGGCGACATTCATGCCGCCGCCGACACCATCCGCGGTGCCGTCGTCGAGACGCCGTGCAGCTACAGCCGCACGCTGAGCAACATCTGCGGCTGCGACATCTGGCTGAAATTCGAAAACCTCCAGTTCACCTCCTCGTTCAAGGAGCGGGGGGCGCTCAACCGGCTCACCGCGCTGACGCCGGAGGAGCGTGCGCGCGGCGTCATCGCGATGTCGGCGGGCAACCACGCGCAGGGCGTCGCCTATCACGCCAAGCGGCTCGGCATTCCCGCCACCATCGTCATGCCGGTCGGCACGCCCATGGTGAAGGTCGAGAACACCAAGCACCACGGCGCCGAGGTGGTGGTGACGGGCGCGACGCTGGAGGAGGCGGCCGTCTATGCGCGCAGCCATGGCGAGGCCCGCGGCATGATCTTCGTCCACCCCTACGACGACCCGCTCGTCATCGCGGGGCAGGGCACTGTCGGGCTCGAGATGCTGAAGGCGGTGCCGGAGCTCGATACGCTGGTGGTCCCGATCGGCGGCGGCGGCCTGATCAGCGGTATCGGTATTGCCGCGAAATCGATCAAGCCGACAGTGCGGATTCTCGGCGTCGAGGCCTGGCTCTACCCCTCGATGTACAACGCCATCCATGACGGCAATCTGCCGGCGCGCGGCGACACGCTCGCCGAAGGCATCGCGGTGAAATCGCCGGGCAAGATCACGACCGAGATCGTCCGCCGCCTCGTCGACGACATCGCGCTGGTGAACGAAGCCGAGCTCGAGCGTGCGGTCGCGACCCTGATCTCGATCGAGAAGACCGTCGTCGAGGGCGCCGGCGCCGCCGGGCTTGCCGCGCTGATGTCCGATACGTCCCGCTTCGCCGGCCAGAAAGTCGGCCTCGTCCTGAGCGGCGGCAACATCGACACGCGGCTGATCGCCTCCGTTCTGACGCGTGAGCTGGCGCGCGAGGGTCGGCTGACCCAGCTGTCGCTCGATATCCCCGATCGGCCGGGGCAATTGGCTGCCGTGGCCTCACTGCTGGCCGAGGCCGGCGCCAACATTATCGAGGTCTCGCATCAGCGGACCTTCTCCGATCTGCCGGCCAAGGCGACGCTGCTTCAGCTCGTCATCGAGACCCGCGACAGCGCGCATCTCGACGAGGTCATGGCCAAGCTCGGTGCATCCGCCTTGAGCGCGCGCTGCACCTGA
- a CDS encoding phytoene/squalene synthase family protein yields MSSAAPPADSVAFCAGLVRSHDFPRYAATLFAPAAERQALLALYAFNVEIVRVRDQVSQPLPGEVRLQWWTDMLSGHVHGSAEGNPVAAELLRAISDFDLPVEPLSLLADEHQFDLYNDPMPTMAALEGYLDATCSALFALAAGVMAPPSEAAEHVARHAGLAQGIAQVIANLPRDSAHRQLFLPQQLLAAHGCQMEDVFAGKETPNLHAVLDQLVGEAEQHLTTALSLLPEVPAPARPAFLLLSQVRGDLKRLSQPGRNPFAPQPPSRLRTLWTLWRASRSREFTK; encoded by the coding sequence ATGAGCAGCGCTGCGCCTCCGGCCGATTCCGTCGCCTTCTGCGCCGGCCTCGTGCGCAGCCATGACTTTCCGCGCTATGCAGCAACGCTGTTTGCGCCGGCCGCCGAGCGCCAGGCGCTGCTGGCGCTCTATGCCTTCAATGTCGAGATCGTCCGCGTCCGCGACCAGGTGAGCCAGCCCTTGCCCGGCGAAGTCCGCCTGCAATGGTGGACCGACATGCTGTCGGGCCACGTCCACGGCAGCGCCGAGGGCAACCCGGTGGCGGCGGAGCTATTGCGTGCGATCAGCGATTTCGACCTGCCGGTCGAGCCGTTGTCGCTGCTCGCCGACGAGCATCAGTTCGATCTCTACAACGATCCGATGCCGACCATGGCGGCTCTGGAGGGCTATCTGGACGCGACCTGTTCGGCATTGTTTGCCCTCGCGGCGGGGGTCATGGCGCCACCTTCGGAGGCGGCCGAGCATGTCGCAAGGCATGCCGGGCTCGCCCAGGGCATCGCGCAGGTGATCGCGAATCTGCCGCGCGACTCGGCGCACCGGCAACTGTTCCTGCCGCAGCAGCTGCTGGCGGCCCATGGCTGCCAGATGGAGGACGTGTTCGCCGGCAAGGAGACGCCAAATCTGCATGCGGTGCTGGACCAGCTCGTGGGCGAAGCCGAGCAGCATTTGACGACGGCCTTGTCGTTGTTGCCGGAGGTGCCGGCGCCGGCACGGCCAGCGTTTCTGCTGCTGAGCCAGGTGCGGGGTGACCTCAAGCGCCTGTCGCAACCCGGGCGCAATCCGTTTGCGCCGCAGCCCCCGTCGAGGCTGCGCACGCTATGGACGCTGTGGCGGGCTTCACGTTCCCGGGAATTTACCAAATAG
- a CDS encoding Mth938-like domain-containing protein, which yields MAGDPNAPHFPRSAPIEAYGKGGFAFAGMSHRGSLLCLPDAIWAWDVTDPTKIDRYSLDRVFTAANSIDTLLIGTGTGVWLPPPDLRQALKAVRVVLDTMQTGPAVRTYNIMIGERRRVAAALIAVP from the coding sequence ATGGCCGGCGATCCCAACGCACCGCATTTTCCCCGCTCGGCGCCGATCGAAGCCTATGGCAAGGGCGGCTTCGCCTTTGCCGGCATGTCGCATCGGGGATCGCTGCTCTGCCTGCCCGACGCGATCTGGGCCTGGGACGTGACGGACCCGACGAAGATCGACCGCTATTCGCTGGATCGCGTCTTCACGGCGGCCAACAGCATCGACACGCTCCTGATCGGCACCGGAACCGGCGTCTGGCTGCCGCCGCCGGACCTGCGGCAAGCGCTGAAGGCGGTGAGGGTGGTGCTGGATACGATGCAGACCGGTCCCGCCGTGCGCACCTACAACATCATGATCGGCGAGCGGCGCCGCGTCGCGGCCGCGCTGATCGCCGTGCCATGA
- the secF gene encoding protein translocase subunit SecF — protein sequence MTHYVLIGLGILIAVLTVVAALGLLPSLRIVPDDTHFDFTRFRRISFPISAALSIVAITLFFTHGLNFGIDFRGGTLLEVQAKSGAADIAAMRTTLDALHLGEVQLQQFGGPENVLIRVAEQPGGDAAQQEAVQKVRGALGDSVEYRRVEVVGPRVSGELLAYGMLGLMLAIVSILIYLWFRFEWQFALGAMIANVHDIVLTIGFMSISQVDFDLTSIAALLTILGYSLNDTVVIYDRIREMLRRYKKMPMPQLLNESINSTLSRSIITHFTVTLALLALLLFGGHAIHSFTAVMMFGVVLVGTYTSIFIAAPILIYLGVGEHREDAPDTATPAKKNKA from the coding sequence GTGACTCACTACGTTCTCATCGGGCTTGGCATTCTCATTGCCGTTCTCACCGTGGTCGCAGCGCTCGGGCTGCTGCCGTCGCTGCGCATCGTCCCGGACGATACGCATTTCGACTTCACGCGCTTCCGCCGGATCAGCTTCCCGATCTCGGCGGCGCTGTCGATCGTCGCGATCACGCTGTTCTTCACCCATGGCCTGAATTTCGGCATCGACTTCCGCGGCGGCACGCTGCTGGAAGTGCAGGCCAAGTCCGGCGCCGCCGACATCGCCGCGATGCGGACGACGCTCGATGCCTTGCATCTCGGCGAAGTCCAGTTGCAGCAGTTCGGCGGCCCCGAGAACGTCCTGATCCGCGTCGCGGAGCAGCCGGGCGGCGACGCTGCCCAGCAGGAAGCCGTGCAGAAGGTGCGCGGCGCGCTCGGCGATTCCGTCGAATATCGCCGCGTCGAGGTGGTGGGACCGCGCGTGTCCGGCGAACTGCTGGCCTATGGCATGCTCGGCCTGATGCTCGCGATCGTCTCGATCCTGATCTACCTCTGGTTCCGCTTCGAATGGCAGTTCGCGCTCGGCGCCATGATCGCCAACGTGCACGACATCGTGCTGACGATCGGCTTCATGTCGATCAGCCAGGTCGATTTCGACCTGACCAGCATCGCGGCCCTTCTGACCATTCTGGGCTATTCGCTCAACGACACCGTCGTCATCTACGACCGTATCCGCGAAATGCTGCGCCGCTACAAGAAGATGCCGATGCCGCAGCTGCTCAACGAGTCGATCAATTCGACCCTGTCGCGCTCGATCATCACCCACTTCACCGTGACGCTGGCGCTGCTGGCTCTGCTGCTGTTCGGCGGCCATGCCATCCACAGCTTCACCGCGGTGATGATGTTCGGCGTGGTGCTGGTCGGCACCTATACCTCGATCTTCATCGCGGCCCCGATCCTGATCTATCTCGGCGTCGGCGAGCATCGCGAAGATGCGCCCGATACGGCTACGCCGGCGAAGAAAAACAAGGCATGA
- the secD gene encoding protein translocase subunit SecD, whose translation MLYFTRWKALGIILTALIVCLCAVPNVFPEAQVKTWPAWAQRRLVLGLDLQGGSYLLLEVDSSYVKKERLDQVRDDVRRTLRDAKIGFTGGVTVRNDAAEVRITKESDVQPALAKLRELSQPLGGLMGSSGQRDLEVTDAGGGVIRLAIPQAAMLDRMRKTIEQSIQIVERRVNELGTVEPVIQRQGNDRILVQVPGLQDPTRLKELLGKTAKMEFRMVDASVPPDQAQQGRLPPESELLMSASPPPTPYVVKKQVLVAGGDLTDAQASFDQRTGEPVVSFKFNTSGARKFAQATQENVGLPFAIVLDNKVISAPVIREPITGGQGQISGNFTVQSANDLAILLRAGALPAPLTVVEERTVGPGLGQDSIEKGELAAYVGSILVIIFMLLTYRLFGVFANIAVAINVAMIFGLLSLLNATLTLPGIAGIVLTVGIAVDSNVLIYERIREELRGGRNAISAIDAGFKRALATILDSNITTFIAAAVLFYIGTGPVRGFAVTLGIGIITTVFTAFTLTRLIVAWWVRWKRPQSVPI comes from the coding sequence ATGTTGTATTTCACGCGGTGGAAGGCGCTCGGGATTATCCTGACGGCGCTGATCGTGTGCCTCTGCGCGGTGCCGAACGTCTTCCCCGAAGCGCAGGTCAAGACCTGGCCCGCCTGGGCGCAGCGCCGGCTCGTGCTCGGCCTCGACCTCCAGGGCGGCTCCTATCTGCTGCTCGAGGTCGATTCGAGCTATGTGAAGAAGGAGAGGCTGGACCAGGTCCGCGACGACGTCCGCCGGACGCTGCGCGATGCCAAGATCGGATTCACCGGCGGCGTGACCGTGCGCAACGACGCGGCCGAGGTTCGCATCACCAAGGAATCCGACGTGCAGCCGGCGCTCGCCAAGCTTCGCGAGCTGTCCCAGCCACTGGGCGGACTGATGGGATCCAGCGGTCAGCGCGACCTTGAGGTGACCGATGCCGGCGGCGGCGTGATCCGCCTGGCGATTCCGCAGGCTGCGATGCTCGACCGCATGCGCAAGACCATCGAGCAGTCGATTCAGATCGTCGAGCGCCGCGTCAACGAGCTCGGCACCGTCGAGCCGGTCATCCAGCGCCAGGGCAACGACCGCATCCTGGTGCAGGTCCCAGGTCTTCAGGATCCGACCCGCCTGAAGGAATTGCTCGGCAAGACCGCGAAGATGGAATTCCGCATGGTCGATGCGTCCGTGCCGCCGGATCAGGCTCAGCAGGGCAGGTTGCCGCCGGAATCCGAGCTGCTGATGAGCGCCTCGCCGCCGCCCACGCCCTATGTGGTCAAGAAGCAGGTGCTGGTCGCCGGTGGCGACCTGACCGACGCCCAGGCGAGCTTCGACCAGCGGACGGGTGAGCCGGTCGTCAGCTTCAAGTTCAACACCTCGGGCGCGCGCAAGTTCGCGCAGGCCACGCAGGAAAACGTCGGACTGCCCTTCGCGATCGTGCTCGACAACAAGGTGATCTCGGCGCCCGTCATCCGCGAGCCCATCACCGGCGGCCAGGGCCAGATCTCCGGCAATTTCACGGTGCAATCGGCCAACGATCTCGCGATCCTGTTGCGCGCCGGCGCGCTGCCGGCGCCGCTCACGGTGGTCGAGGAACGCACCGTCGGTCCGGGCCTCGGCCAGGACTCGATCGAGAAGGGTGAGCTTGCGGCTTACGTCGGCTCGATCCTCGTCATCATCTTCATGCTGCTGACCTACCGGCTGTTCGGCGTGTTCGCGAACATCGCGGTGGCGATCAACGTCGCCATGATCTTCGGCCTGTTGTCGCTGCTCAACGCCACGCTGACGCTGCCCGGCATCGCCGGCATCGTGCTCACCGTCGGCATCGCGGTCGACTCCAACGTGCTGATCTACGAGCGCATCCGTGAGGAGCTGCGGGGTGGCCGCAATGCGATTTCGGCGATCGACGCCGGATTCAAGCGGGCGCTTGCGACCATCCTCGATTCCAACATCACCACTTTCATTGCCGCCGCCGTGCTGTTCTACATCGGCACCGGCCCGGTGCGCGGCTTTGCCGTGACGCTCGGCATCGGCATCATCACCACGGTGTTCACCGCCTTCACGCTGACCCGGCTGATCGTAGCCTGGTGGGTGCGGTGGAAGCGGCCGCAGAGCGTGCCGATCTAG
- the yajC gene encoding preprotein translocase subunit YajC encodes MFITPAYAQAAGAGDTNSMLMSLLPFALIFVIMYFLILRPQQKKVRDHADLVKNIRRGDTVVTSGGLVGKVTKVVDDDQIEFEISDGVRVRQMRQMISGVRAKGEPAKESKDSKEAAKDDAASK; translated from the coding sequence ATGTTCATTACCCCTGCGTATGCCCAGGCCGCGGGCGCCGGCGACACCAACAGCATGTTGATGTCGCTGCTGCCGTTCGCCCTGATCTTCGTGATCATGTACTTCCTGATTCTGCGCCCGCAGCAGAAGAAGGTGCGCGACCATGCCGACCTCGTGAAGAACATCCGCCGCGGCGACACCGTCGTGACCTCGGGCGGCCTCGTCGGCAAGGTCACCAAGGTCGTCGACGACGACCAGATCGAGTTCGAGATTTCCGACGGCGTGCGCGTGCGGCAGATGCGCCAGATGATCTCGGGCGTGCGCGCGAAGGGCGAGCCGGCCAAGGAATCCAAGGATAGCAAGGAAGCCGCCAAGGACGACGCCGCGTCGAAGTGA